A window of the Cystobacter fuscus genome harbors these coding sequences:
- a CDS encoding diiron oxygenase — protein sequence MDQVDPVDKLLRRQIKLFEHAHRTPIELKGFGLAMKQEGIDKSKLYCNPDFLLLPLRECPHLSKLRPEQLSVLTAYYFARAYSEIATSESVALRYNMEASAAVFPLYSDNYMVLFHETAEEFDHIITFRNVCQALLGRGDVIGGDFFPHLKAVPAMLERYRGKLCANGFGAMYLLMRYILNLALKQLEGFMTAGLDEKVASPLALQIVAGHAEDEARHLTTSLELGLGLFRRATPRSRELISGAMRITMYSMIDKRFSGDAAATWNFETGLGVLQRALQHPEFADFPLRAEELRGLWASEGIAIPASAEFERSRRWIAGQLHRLAESMELALTPQGEAFERYLACARGTSSSSEDTARRA from the coding sequence GTGGATCAGGTCGACCCGGTAGACAAGTTGTTGAGGAGGCAGATCAAGCTTTTCGAGCACGCCCATCGCACGCCCATCGAACTCAAGGGGTTCGGTCTGGCGATGAAGCAGGAGGGCATCGACAAGAGCAAGCTGTACTGCAACCCGGACTTCCTGCTCCTGCCGTTGCGCGAGTGCCCCCATCTCTCCAAGCTCCGGCCCGAGCAGCTCTCCGTGTTGACCGCGTACTACTTCGCGCGGGCGTACTCGGAAATCGCCACCTCGGAGTCGGTGGCGCTGCGCTACAACATGGAGGCGTCCGCGGCGGTCTTCCCCCTGTACTCGGACAATTACATGGTCCTCTTCCACGAGACGGCGGAGGAGTTCGACCACATCATCACCTTCCGCAACGTATGCCAGGCGCTCCTCGGACGAGGGGATGTCATTGGCGGAGACTTCTTCCCCCATCTCAAGGCCGTCCCGGCCATGCTCGAGCGGTACCGGGGGAAGCTGTGCGCCAACGGCTTTGGCGCCATGTATCTGCTGATGCGCTACATCCTCAACCTGGCGCTCAAGCAGCTCGAGGGCTTCATGACGGCCGGCCTCGACGAGAAGGTCGCCTCGCCGCTGGCGCTGCAGATCGTCGCGGGCCACGCGGAGGACGAGGCCCGGCACCTCACCACGTCGCTCGAGCTGGGGCTCGGCCTCTTCCGGCGCGCCACGCCCAGGTCGCGCGAGCTCATTTCCGGGGCGATGCGCATCACGATGTACTCGATGATTGACAAGCGCTTCTCCGGAGATGCGGCGGCCACCTGGAACTTCGAGACGGGCCTGGGCGTGCTCCAGCGGGCGTTGCAGCATCCCGAATTCGCCGACTTCCCACTCCGCGCCGAGGAACTGCGCGGCTTGTGGGCGTCCGAGGGTATCGCGATCCCCGCCAGCGCCGAGTTCGAGCGCTCGCGGCGGTGGATCGCGGGGCAGTTGCACCGCCTGGCCGAGAGCATGGAGTTGGCACTGACGCCTCAGGGCGAGGCTTTCGAGCGGTATCTGGCCTGTGCGCGAGGCACCTCCTCATCCTCCGAGGACACGGCGAGGAGAGCATGA
- a CDS encoding acyl-CoA thioesterase, producing MSKPVQVLGYHETPGRVRFGEVDRYGYLWHGHALAYFEAARADLARRTRLSVSELLEFNLAVPMVDLWIEYKKPAHEDEELVTQISLLRQPLRTPFIQFAYRIVKVHDGLEVLRGRTRQLIMPQNGTLRTRLPDEIQSRLESVWSYLETCPRWQEEQILGLLGGPPPCS from the coding sequence ATGAGCAAGCCGGTGCAGGTGCTCGGCTATCACGAGACACCCGGCCGCGTCCGCTTCGGTGAGGTGGACCGGTACGGGTATCTCTGGCATGGCCACGCGCTCGCCTACTTCGAGGCGGCGAGGGCCGACCTGGCGCGCCGTACCCGGCTGAGCGTGTCGGAGCTGCTGGAGTTCAACCTGGCGGTCCCCATGGTGGATCTGTGGATCGAGTACAAGAAGCCGGCGCACGAGGATGAGGAGCTCGTCACCCAGATTTCCCTGCTGCGCCAACCGCTGCGCACCCCCTTCATCCAGTTCGCCTACCGCATCGTGAAGGTGCATGACGGCCTGGAGGTCCTCCGCGGGCGGACGCGGCAGCTCATCATGCCCCAGAATGGGACGCTCCGGACGCGTTTGCCAGACGAGATCCAGAGCCGGTTGGAGTCGGTCTGGAGCTACCTCGAGACATGCCCCCGGTGGCAGGAGGAGCAGATCCTCGGCCTCTTGGGCGGTCCCCCCCCGTGTTCGTGA
- a CDS encoding ABC transporter substrate-binding protein, with protein MTASSLPYRVRVVSSYIYEKEDSAPYSTMGRQNRWVVGFVSAITRLKSGLRDFDLQFQRIPPTREELIQLLSRYREEGVRLLIIPGTDSVVRVAEVNRDIPVVYFGAHPENNGMELLDHPNITGVRLNLPLIWSYENFSLLKGVVPELERVYFPLNLSSEFAFPNVKRNYALSRAKKEGFWITPPSSHVGYRSVAFLAERLGVSFHEGPYATLEELQAGLDTMNAERSALIGFNDTVLSGKAVEALLAYSRARRVPLFWVNNAAIIKQAGVADFSSDFEAVGRLVGRMCLSILRDGKPVSEVPFENDPGQKLTLNLPGCRELGLTVPPEVRARFDEVAS; from the coding sequence GTGACGGCGAGTTCCTTGCCCTACCGCGTCCGTGTCGTCAGCTCGTATATCTATGAGAAGGAGGACAGCGCCCCCTACTCCACCATGGGCCGGCAGAACCGCTGGGTGGTGGGGTTCGTCTCGGCCATCACCCGGTTGAAATCGGGTCTGCGCGACTTCGATCTCCAGTTCCAGCGGATTCCCCCCACCCGTGAAGAGCTCATCCAACTGCTCTCCCGCTACCGGGAGGAAGGCGTTCGCCTTCTCATCATTCCGGGCACGGACTCGGTGGTGCGCGTCGCGGAGGTGAACCGGGACATCCCCGTGGTGTATTTCGGGGCCCATCCGGAGAACAACGGGATGGAGCTGCTCGACCATCCGAACATCACCGGGGTGCGGCTCAACCTGCCGCTCATCTGGAGCTATGAGAACTTCTCTCTGCTCAAGGGCGTGGTGCCGGAGCTGGAGCGGGTCTACTTCCCGCTCAACCTGAGTTCCGAGTTCGCGTTCCCCAACGTGAAGAGGAACTACGCGCTCTCCCGGGCCAAGAAGGAGGGATTCTGGATCACTCCTCCCTCCAGCCACGTCGGCTACCGGAGCGTGGCCTTCCTGGCGGAGCGGCTGGGGGTGAGCTTCCACGAGGGTCCGTACGCCACGCTCGAGGAATTGCAGGCCGGGCTGGACACGATGAACGCGGAGCGCAGTGCCCTGATCGGCTTCAACGACACGGTGCTCAGTGGCAAGGCGGTGGAGGCGCTCCTCGCGTACTCCCGCGCCCGGCGCGTCCCGCTCTTCTGGGTCAACAACGCGGCCATCATCAAGCAGGCGGGCGTGGCGGACTTCTCCAGCGACTTCGAGGCCGTGGGACGCCTGGTGGGCCGGATGTGCCTGTCCATCCTGCGCGACGGCAAGCCCGTGAGCGAGGTGCCGTTCGAGAATGATCCGGGGCAGAAGCTCACCCTCAACCTCCCGGGCTGCCGCGAACTCGGCCTCACGGTGCCGCCCGAGGTGCGGGCTCGCTTCGACGAGGTCGCTTCATGA
- a CDS encoding acyl carrier protein yields the protein MSRPEIRALIHRCLSEVEPQLKNLDLTEETALPELGLDSLKLIEVGVRLEDAFGDSVRFDNWLEQERTKQGNSAFKLASLISFIEERRAA from the coding sequence ATGAGCCGTCCGGAAATCCGTGCCCTCATCCACCGCTGCCTTTCCGAGGTAGAGCCCCAACTGAAGAACCTGGACCTCACCGAGGAGACGGCTCTGCCCGAGCTGGGGCTCGACTCGCTCAAGCTCATCGAGGTGGGCGTCCGGCTCGAGGACGCCTTCGGCGACTCCGTGCGCTTCGACAACTGGCTGGAGCAGGAGCGCACCAAACAGGGCAACAGCGCCTTCAAGCTGGCCTCGCTCATTTCCTTCATCGAAGAGCGGAGGGCCGCGTGA
- a CDS encoding fatty acyl-AMP ligase → MLGLSFALSGAFWMAKEVTVAEAVERLTGADGRIGFSFLSRNGNTEQTRLITFPDLAGQTAARAGALQAMGLKQGERIAIILPENDEFVLTFLGAIRAGIIPVPIYPMHGLGQLDGYLENVRHIVRRSGAAAVVTNAKIKLLLGTVQSQCESVRNVISTEALADAAAPLQPRQVKLDDVAFLQFTSGSTSSPKGVVVTHRNLAANIRCIMEEGFRVTPEDVGVSWLPLFHDMGLIGFLLAPLFYQRPVTFIPPLTFLQRPVTWLESLSKYRATISCAPNFAFALAVKRIPEAQRQGLDLSAWRIAGCGGEPIRPEVLRRFATAFAPQGFRAAALMPMYGMAESSLAIALGKPGAGLLSTPVDHARMSEERIALPSGQPESALDIVACGKPFPGHELAIFDVADETSAFPLPDGHIGEIRIAGPSVMKEYWGDPEATAQVFAGKYLRTGDLGFVLDGDLHVCGRLKEMIILNGRNYFPQDIEHVATTVPGVRKGNLIAFGTHEASGTGEGAERIVLAVEIADPASFDPLAVIRTVQTALGIALHEVVVLQPGQLPKTSSGKLQRTKTRALYESGELHDRRSARETSVTDTLKQVVISQTSYLKAVLFK, encoded by the coding sequence ATGCTCGGGCTGTCGTTCGCGTTGTCGGGGGCATTCTGGATGGCCAAGGAAGTGACTGTCGCGGAGGCGGTGGAGCGATTGACGGGCGCCGATGGGCGCATTGGCTTCTCGTTCTTGAGCCGGAACGGCAACACGGAGCAGACCCGGCTCATCACGTTCCCGGATCTGGCCGGGCAGACTGCGGCTCGTGCTGGCGCGCTGCAGGCGATGGGTCTGAAGCAGGGTGAACGGATTGCCATCATCCTCCCGGAGAATGACGAGTTCGTCCTCACGTTCCTGGGAGCCATCCGCGCGGGAATCATCCCCGTACCCATCTACCCGATGCACGGTCTTGGCCAGTTGGACGGCTATCTCGAGAACGTGCGGCACATCGTCAGGCGGAGCGGCGCGGCGGCGGTGGTGACGAACGCGAAGATCAAGCTCCTGCTCGGCACGGTGCAGAGCCAGTGCGAGAGCGTGCGCAACGTCATCTCCACCGAAGCGCTCGCGGACGCCGCCGCACCCCTGCAACCCCGGCAGGTGAAGCTGGACGACGTGGCCTTCCTCCAGTTCACCAGCGGCTCCACCTCCAGCCCCAAGGGGGTCGTCGTCACCCACCGGAACCTGGCGGCCAATATCCGCTGCATCATGGAGGAGGGCTTTCGGGTGACGCCCGAGGACGTGGGAGTCTCCTGGCTTCCCCTGTTCCATGACATGGGGCTCATTGGTTTCTTGCTGGCCCCGCTCTTCTACCAACGGCCCGTTACGTTCATCCCACCGCTGACCTTCCTGCAGCGGCCGGTGACGTGGCTGGAGTCTCTCAGCAAATACCGCGCGACCATCTCCTGTGCGCCCAACTTCGCCTTCGCCCTGGCCGTCAAGCGCATCCCGGAGGCGCAACGGCAAGGGTTGGATCTCTCCGCCTGGCGCATCGCCGGGTGTGGCGGCGAGCCCATCCGCCCGGAGGTCCTGCGGCGCTTCGCCACGGCCTTCGCACCCCAGGGCTTTCGCGCCGCGGCCCTGATGCCCATGTATGGCATGGCCGAGTCCTCGCTGGCCATCGCGCTGGGAAAGCCAGGCGCGGGGCTGCTCTCGACGCCCGTGGACCATGCCCGCATGAGCGAGGAGCGCATCGCCCTCCCGTCCGGTCAGCCGGAGAGTGCGTTGGACATCGTCGCGTGTGGCAAGCCCTTCCCTGGCCACGAGCTGGCCATCTTCGACGTGGCGGACGAGACCAGCGCGTTCCCCCTCCCCGATGGGCACATCGGGGAGATCCGCATCGCCGGCCCCAGCGTCATGAAGGAGTATTGGGGTGACCCGGAGGCGACGGCCCAGGTGTTCGCCGGCAAGTATCTGCGCACGGGCGATCTCGGCTTCGTCCTCGACGGTGACCTCCACGTCTGCGGCCGGCTCAAGGAGATGATCATCCTCAACGGCCGCAACTACTTCCCGCAGGACATCGAGCACGTGGCCACCACGGTGCCGGGCGTGCGCAAGGGCAACCTCATCGCCTTCGGCACGCACGAGGCCTCTGGCACGGGCGAGGGAGCGGAGCGGATCGTCCTGGCGGTGGAGATCGCCGACCCGGCCTCGTTCGACCCCCTGGCGGTCATCCGGACGGTACAGACCGCGCTGGGCATCGCGCTCCACGAAGTGGTGGTGCTCCAGCCCGGGCAGCTCCCCAAGACGTCCAGCGGCAAGTTGCAGCGCACCAAGACGCGTGCGCTGTACGAGAGCGGCGAGTTGCATGACCGGCGGAGCGCGCGAGAGACGAGCGTGACCGACACCCTCAAGCAGGTCGTCATCAGCCAGACCAGCTATCTGAAGGCTGTCCTCTTCAAATAA
- a CDS encoding ELWxxDGT repeat protein, with amino-acid sequence MKVTEVVRLLLAGMLAVLGGCMQTQGMDDARALEPGTVTQALPLGTVQVRDINTRPVRFPQRPSESVALGGGVALFVASDELHGTELWRGDGTEAGTSLVKDLAPGLASSGPRLLTLAQGKVFFTAQSGGVDEFGAEELWKTDGTPAGTVLVKRLFKASDLARISAMAQVGGTVFFVYGGSSRQLWKSDGTEAGTVLLQQLASQDCACSFELLSTGTTLFFTGRDAANNLELWKRDGAAGAVLLKTISVNANSYLPSHLLTQVGSSLFFTVDKALWRSDGTPAGTVLVSTQTSRISDLEAVNGTLFLTSSTSLWKSNGAAPVLLRGFDDAPGSLTALGNALYFVGADALGGRELWTSDGTAAGTRQVKDLVPGVDGSAPQELLAWNGGLYFTASTTVGTRGLWRSDGTTAGTLALKTWAEETSPWDEKSHDLTPVGSALLFSVPEDAPGVPLNDIPELTWRTNGTVKGTRELAGLWAGTRSSQSRYHPLGVVGGSVFFVASDGSPGEALWKSDGTAAGTVHLRTLPRVAPETDTWLHKPAAAHVGGTLFFTADDGVHGLELWKSDGTAVGTVLVKDLRAGPDSSSLEDLTVLNGTLFFSAYDDVNGWSLWRSDGSEVGTVPIKSMGLEDSSGDVDGLTVMDGLLYFEADDSLHDSGLWKSDGTPEGTSLVKVPFADRYASLDLFTGVNGTLFFAARDGYGATQLWKSDGTETGTVLVKDGFSSLEMSHPVPSRGELYFTADDDVHGYELWRSDGTAAGTYMLADIHPGPRNSAPHSLTPVGSGLVFVAYEDTHGWELWRTDGTQAGTHLLVDLLPGPPGGLRPRNADSLVDIFGLEDQGLALFTGVDMAGGAELWRTDGTVAGTFRMLDLVPGPDSSEPHSFARLGDRLFFMAGDKAHGREPRFLGIPRDLGSAIGTAVFQGSTCTGQSQVTPSCTYNALAPDSTFAWTAPSAGVFTFTTEGSGYDTSLEVSDPAAGTSLGCNDDAEGTLQSSVGVRLSAGQTVLITVDGYDTECGPFLLHIHPSP; translated from the coding sequence ATGAAAGTGACAGAGGTGGTTCGGCTGCTCCTCGCCGGAATGCTCGCCGTGCTCGGTGGCTGCATGCAGACGCAGGGGATGGATGATGCCCGCGCGCTGGAGCCGGGCACCGTGACCCAGGCCTTGCCCCTGGGGACCGTGCAGGTGCGGGACATCAACACCCGCCCGGTCCGCTTTCCCCAGCGCCCCTCCGAGTCCGTGGCCCTGGGGGGAGGCGTGGCGCTCTTCGTGGCGAGTGACGAGTTGCATGGCACGGAGCTGTGGCGCGGGGACGGGACCGAGGCTGGCACCTCGCTCGTGAAGGATCTCGCGCCTGGACTGGCGAGTTCGGGGCCCCGGTTGCTGACCCTCGCGCAGGGAAAGGTCTTCTTCACGGCCCAGAGTGGGGGCGTGGACGAGTTCGGGGCGGAGGAACTCTGGAAGACGGACGGCACCCCGGCGGGAACCGTCCTGGTGAAGCGCCTGTTCAAGGCCAGTGACCTGGCGCGGATCAGTGCCATGGCACAGGTGGGTGGAACGGTGTTCTTCGTCTACGGGGGCTCTTCGCGGCAGCTCTGGAAGAGCGATGGCACCGAGGCGGGCACCGTGCTCCTCCAGCAACTGGCTTCCCAGGACTGCGCCTGCTCTTTCGAACTGCTCTCCACGGGCACCACCTTGTTCTTCACCGGGCGGGATGCCGCGAACAACCTGGAGCTGTGGAAGAGGGACGGGGCCGCGGGCGCCGTGCTCCTCAAGACGATCTCCGTGAATGCCAACTCCTATCTGCCCAGTCACCTCCTCACCCAGGTGGGCAGTTCACTCTTCTTCACCGTGGACAAGGCCCTGTGGCGGAGCGACGGGACGCCAGCGGGGACCGTCCTCGTGTCCACCCAGACTTCCAGGATCTCCGACCTGGAAGCCGTCAACGGCACCCTCTTCCTCACGAGTTCCACGTCGCTCTGGAAGAGCAATGGCGCCGCGCCGGTCCTGCTCCGCGGTTTCGATGACGCGCCAGGCTCGCTCACCGCGCTCGGCAACGCGCTCTATTTCGTTGGCGCCGATGCCCTGGGCGGGCGTGAGTTGTGGACGAGCGATGGCACGGCGGCGGGCACGCGCCAGGTGAAGGATCTGGTCCCGGGCGTTGATGGCTCGGCGCCCCAGGAACTTCTCGCCTGGAACGGTGGCCTCTACTTCACGGCCTCGACCACGGTGGGGACGCGCGGGCTGTGGCGCAGCGACGGCACCACTGCCGGGACCCTTGCCCTCAAGACGTGGGCCGAGGAGACGAGCCCCTGGGACGAGAAGTCCCACGACCTCACCCCGGTGGGCAGCGCGCTGTTGTTCTCCGTGCCGGAGGACGCGCCAGGAGTCCCGCTGAACGACATCCCGGAGCTCACGTGGAGGACGAACGGGACCGTGAAGGGGACCCGGGAACTGGCGGGCCTCTGGGCAGGCACCCGGAGCTCCCAGTCCCGCTACCACCCCCTCGGGGTCGTGGGGGGGTCGGTCTTCTTCGTCGCCTCGGATGGCAGCCCTGGCGAGGCACTCTGGAAGAGCGATGGGACGGCGGCCGGTACGGTCCATCTCAGGACCCTGCCGCGAGTGGCACCGGAGACGGATACGTGGTTGCACAAGCCCGCGGCGGCGCACGTGGGTGGGACGCTCTTCTTCACGGCGGATGACGGGGTGCATGGCCTCGAGCTGTGGAAGAGCGATGGCACCGCCGTCGGGACGGTCCTGGTCAAGGACCTCCGCGCGGGTCCTGACTCCTCTTCCCTGGAGGACCTCACCGTGCTGAACGGCACGCTGTTCTTCAGTGCGTATGACGACGTCAACGGCTGGTCCCTCTGGCGCAGCGACGGAAGCGAGGTCGGCACCGTTCCCATCAAGTCCATGGGCCTGGAGGATTCCTCGGGTGACGTCGACGGGCTCACGGTGATGGACGGCCTTCTCTACTTCGAGGCGGATGACAGCCTCCACGATTCGGGATTGTGGAAGAGCGATGGCACCCCGGAGGGGACGAGCCTGGTCAAGGTTCCCTTCGCTGACAGGTACGCCTCGCTCGACCTGTTCACGGGGGTGAACGGCACCTTGTTCTTCGCCGCTCGCGATGGATATGGCGCGACGCAGCTCTGGAAGAGTGACGGCACGGAGACCGGCACGGTCCTCGTCAAGGATGGGTTCTCCTCCCTGGAGATGTCCCATCCGGTGCCCTCGCGGGGCGAGTTGTACTTCACCGCGGACGATGACGTTCACGGCTACGAGCTGTGGCGCAGTGATGGCACGGCGGCCGGGACATACATGCTCGCGGACATCCATCCCGGTCCGAGGAACTCCGCGCCGCATTCGCTCACGCCCGTGGGCTCGGGACTGGTGTTCGTGGCCTACGAGGACACCCATGGCTGGGAGCTCTGGAGGACCGACGGTACGCAGGCCGGGACGCACCTGCTCGTGGATCTGCTTCCGGGTCCGCCGGGAGGCCTGCGCCCCAGGAATGCGGACTCCCTTGTCGACATCTTCGGGTTGGAAGATCAGGGACTGGCGCTCTTCACCGGTGTGGACATGGCCGGTGGCGCGGAACTGTGGCGGACCGATGGGACGGTGGCGGGCACGTTCCGGATGCTGGACCTCGTGCCCGGCCCCGACTCCTCCGAACCCCATTCGTTCGCCCGCCTGGGGGATCGGCTCTTCTTCATGGCCGGAGACAAGGCCCATGGCCGCGAGCCACGCTTCCTCGGCATCCCCAGGGACCTGGGGTCCGCCATCGGTACCGCCGTGTTCCAGGGCTCCACGTGCACCGGGCAGAGCCAGGTCACTCCCAGCTGCACCTATAACGCCCTGGCTCCGGACTCCACGTTCGCCTGGACGGCTCCTTCGGCGGGTGTCTTCACCTTCACCACGGAGGGGTCCGGCTACGACACGAGCCTCGAGGTGTCGGACCCGGCCGCTGGTACGTCGCTCGGGTGCAACGACGACGCGGAGGGGACGCTCCAGTCGTCCGTGGGAGTGCGTTTGTCGGCCGGGCAGACCGTGCTCATCACCGTCGATGGTTACGATACGGAGTGTGGTCCCTTCCTCCTCCACATCCATCCCAGTCCGTAG
- a CDS encoding FAD-dependent monooxygenase — translation MHTAKRKALIIGGGLGGLTAALSLHQRGWQVEVFEQAPQLREVGSGLMLSPNAMSVLFGLGLRHAVERGVVVTQAEMCSWRGTALMKVRTEELPCEGAPPVLFHRAAVHGVLSEALGDGIPVHLGARLARFEEDGAGVVAHFEDGREARGDVLVGADGLRSVVRAQLHPGERLRYAGQPCWRGLARGFAHPGLPRGMLRETQGSGARFGMGHVREDVVYWFAVADWPEGQPVPGGDKAFLQEVFRTAHAPIPQLIAATDEADLLRNDLLDRLPIEQWGRGRVTLLGDAAHPMMPNLGQGACSAIEDGGVLAQVLSGTEDVERGLRDYEARRRERTAWLQQTSWRFGVIAQWKHPLAVWMREQSIRLAPASVMRRQYEQLWGWRLDANR, via the coding sequence ATGCACACGGCGAAGCGGAAGGCATTGATCATCGGCGGGGGCCTGGGCGGTCTGACGGCGGCGCTCTCCCTGCACCAGCGGGGCTGGCAGGTGGAGGTCTTCGAGCAGGCGCCCCAGCTCCGGGAGGTGGGCTCGGGGTTGATGCTCTCACCCAACGCCATGAGTGTGCTGTTCGGGCTGGGGTTGCGGCACGCGGTGGAGCGGGGGGTGGTGGTGACTCAGGCGGAGATGTGCTCGTGGCGGGGGACGGCGCTGATGAAGGTGCGAACGGAGGAGTTGCCCTGCGAGGGGGCTCCGCCCGTGCTCTTCCACCGCGCGGCCGTGCACGGCGTCTTGAGCGAGGCGCTGGGGGATGGGATTCCGGTGCACCTGGGAGCGCGGCTGGCCCGCTTCGAGGAGGATGGGGCTGGGGTGGTGGCGCACTTCGAGGATGGACGGGAGGCGAGGGGGGATGTGCTGGTGGGGGCGGATGGGTTGCGCTCGGTGGTGCGTGCGCAGCTGCACCCTGGGGAGCGCCTGCGCTATGCGGGCCAACCCTGCTGGCGCGGACTGGCGCGAGGCTTCGCGCACCCGGGACTGCCGCGGGGGATGCTGCGTGAGACGCAGGGCAGTGGGGCGCGCTTCGGCATGGGCCATGTGCGCGAGGACGTCGTGTACTGGTTCGCTGTCGCCGACTGGCCCGAGGGGCAGCCCGTCCCGGGGGGCGACAAGGCCTTTCTCCAGGAGGTTTTCCGGACGGCCCATGCGCCCATCCCGCAGCTCATCGCGGCCACGGACGAGGCGGATCTGCTGCGCAACGATCTGCTCGATCGGCTGCCGATCGAGCAGTGGGGGCGGGGGCGGGTGACGCTGCTGGGGGACGCGGCGCACCCCATGATGCCGAACCTGGGGCAGGGGGCGTGTTCGGCCATCGAGGACGGCGGAGTGCTGGCCCAGGTGTTGAGCGGGACGGAAGACGTCGAGCGAGGCCTGCGGGATTACGAGGCCCGGCGCCGGGAGCGCACCGCGTGGTTGCAGCAGACCTCGTGGCGCTTCGGCGTCATTGCCCAGTGGAAGCACCCGCTCGCTGTCTGGATGCGTGAGCAGTCCATCCGGCTGGCTCCGGCGAGCGTCATGCGGCGGCAGTACGAACAGCTCTGGGGCTGGCGGCTGGACGCGAACCGGTAG